The following DNA comes from Fervidibacillus albus.
CCATAGTGACCTTTTTTAGGTAAATGGATATTTGTACATACTTTTTTGAAAAACTGATCGGGAATGGCCACCATGATGCCCGATCCGTCCCCCGTTTGTTCGTCGACACCTCCACCTCGGTGATCCAAACGTTCCAACATGGAAAGACCCTTTTCCACGATGTCATGGCTCGCTTTTCCCTTTATATGGGCATACATTCCGATTCCACAAGCGTCATGTTCCTCTTCAGGACGATAAAGACCACGTGACGCAGGCATTTGGTTAAAGCTCATCCGTTTCCCTCCCTTTATTCTTTTTTCAGTTCACATGTATCTTTAAATGAACGTTTTATAAATTAACGGTATTTTTCTTCTTTTCTGAAAGGGGCTATTTTTCATTATATCTTTTCAAATTAATATAAACAATATATGATATAGATAAATTCAATCGAAACTCAATATGAATCGAAGGGGATGAACGATGGAGTTACGACAATTGCGGTATTTTGTCGAAGTAGCGGAAAGACAGCATATGACGGAAGCAGCGGAACATTTACACGTCGCCCAATCGGCCATTAGTTTTCAAATTGGGAAATTAGAAGCGGAACTCGGAGTTAAACTTTTTGAGCGGGTAGGTAGAAATGTAAAATTAACCCAAATTGGGCACATTTTCCTCGAACATGCAAAAAAAGCATTGGATGCAATCGATCAAGCGAAGGCAAAGGTCGATGAATATTTAGACCCGGAACACGGAACGATTCGAATCGGCTATTTATCAAGTTTAGCCAATTACGTTTTACCGATGATCATCTCTTCCTTTAAAAGAGAATATCCGAACATTTCCTTTCATTTGCGTCAAGGTTCCTATGCTAATTTAATTCAATCGGTGAAAAACGGGGAGTTGAACCTTTCTTTTATCGGTCCTGTCCCTAATGATGAACAATTGACGACACACGTTTTATTCACCGAACACTTTTTTGCCCTCGTCCCCGATCACCACTCTTTAGCGGAAAAGGATAGTATCTTTTTACATGAATTGAAAAATGATGATTTTGTCGTCTTTGCGAAGGGCTATGTGTTTCATAAAATTGTAATCGATGCGTGTCAACAAGCCGGTTTCCGTCCAAAAATTAGTGCTGAAGGTGAAGATATGGATGCGATCAAAGGTCTCGTTTCCGCAGGACTTGGAGTTAGTTTAATTCCGGATCAAACGCTATACAACGTACCGAGGATGACAAAAAAAATATCGATTCAACATCCGGAAGTAAAACGGTCAGTCGGCATGATTATCGGAAAAAATCGAGAACTGACCCCATCGGAAAAAACATTTTATCATTTCGTGAAAAAATTTTATGAGAATTTGGCAAGATATTAATGTCGAATCTCCTAATTTTAGCATCATACGGTAGTTTTATTTAGGAAACCGAAGAATAAAGGAGGATTTCCTGAACTCACCTTTCATACGACAACTGTTCGTATTAAACACGCAAATATCCATTTTTCTTCCATTTGAGAAGGTTTGTTTTTTTTTATTATAATAAAAAAGTCTGTTCGCCTTTTTCCGCATCCACGTTATTTTAACAATTCACATTATAGAGAGGAGCTTTTATGAAGAAAATATCAAATGTATTTTGGATTGTATCAGGAATTATTTTAGCATGTTTGTTGTTTGGAGTGATTGCACCAGAGACCTTTGAGAGAGGAACGAGTTACGTACAAACGTTAATTACCGATTATTTTGGTTGGTACTATTTAATATTAGTGTCAGCGATCCTCCTTTTTTGTATATTCCTCATTTTCAGTCCTGTCGGCGTCATTAAATTAGGCAAACCGGATGAGAAACCTGCCTTTTCAAGAGCAACGTGGTTTGCAATGTTATTTAGTGCCGGCATGGGAATCGGACTCGTTTTTTGGGGAGCTGCCGAATCCCTCGCCCATTATATGTCACCGCCAACCGTTGAAGGAGAGACGATTGCCGCGCAAAAGGAAGCGATGCGCTATACGTTTTTCCATTGGGGAATTCATGCGTGGGCGATTTATGCACTCGTAGCTTTGTCCCTCGCCTATTCCCAATTTCGAAAAGATGAACCGGGATTGATTTCAGCAACGTTAAAACCGATTATCGGTGAAAAAGCAAATGGAAAAATCGGAACGCTTATCGACGTTTTAGCTGTTTTTGCAACGATTGTTGGCGTAGCTACAACGTTAGGTTTCGGTGCTGCTCAGATCAATGGCGGTTTATCTTATTTGACAGGTATACCGAATAATTTTAGGGTGCAAATCATTATCGTCATCGTCGTTACCGTATTGTTTATCATGTCTGCATGGAGTGGAATCAGTAAAGGGATTAAATATTTAAGTAATATTAACTTAATCTCAGCAACAATTTTACTTCTTCTCATGTTTATTATAGGTCCAACGGTTCTTATTTTAAATATGTTTACTGAAACGCTCGGAGGTTATTTGCAAAATATTGTGCAAATGAGTTTTCGGATTGCTCCCTTAAAAGCTGAACAGCGAAATTGGATTAATGGGTGGACGATTTTTTACTGGGCTTGGTGGATCGCTTGGTCACCCTTTGTCGGTATTTTTATTGCAAGGGTATCTCGAGGAAGAACGATTCGGGAATTTTTAACCGGCGTTCTCATTCTTCCAGCAATCGTAAGTTTCCTTTGGTTTACCGTTTTCGGTACATCTTCCATCGAAGTCCAAAAATCCGGCGCCGTCAACTTAACGGACTTTCCGACCGAACAAATTCTTTTTGTCGTATTTGATCAATTTCCTTGGTCAACCCTTCTTTCAATCGTTGCCATTGCCTTGATTTTAACATTCTTTGTCACGTCGGCGGACTCGGCCACCTTCGTCCTCGGCATGCAAACAACATACGGCTCACTAACCCCTCCGAACATAGTGAAACTTACGTGGGGAATTGCCCAGTCGACAATGGCGTTAATCTTATTATATAGCGGTGGACTATTGGCATTACAAAACGCTTTAATTATTGCCGCCTTTCCTTTTTCCATCGTCATCGTCCTCATGATGGTCTCTTTGTACCGATCGTTATCTAAAGAAAAACGAGAATTGGGGCTTTATTTCCGACCGAAATCGAAAAAACACGAAAATTGATTAAAAAATGCTGTTCCTGAAAAACGGGACAGCTTTTTTCAATCAATCATTTTCGTTCGTTCTCAATTGTTTCCTCATTTCTTCTGCCAATAAAAATCCAACGTAACGATTCCGTCTCCACTCCTCTACCAGTTCCGAAACAGGTGGATTCGTATCCTTTACCGGTTTACAAATTTCCACCGTAAATCCTGGACGTTGGAACGTATCGATAAACCAGTCTGTAAATCCGGCACCAATGGCATTTAGTGGTGGATCAGCTAGGGGATAGCCTGTAAGATCAGAAAGTTTCGTTGCAAGGATATA
Coding sequences within:
- a CDS encoding LysR family transcriptional regulator, which encodes MELRQLRYFVEVAERQHMTEAAEHLHVAQSAISFQIGKLEAELGVKLFERVGRNVKLTQIGHIFLEHAKKALDAIDQAKAKVDEYLDPEHGTIRIGYLSSLANYVLPMIISSFKREYPNISFHLRQGSYANLIQSVKNGELNLSFIGPVPNDEQLTTHVLFTEHFFALVPDHHSLAEKDSIFLHELKNDDFVVFAKGYVFHKIVIDACQQAGFRPKISAEGEDMDAIKGLVSAGLGVSLIPDQTLYNVPRMTKKISIQHPEVKRSVGMIIGKNRELTPSEKTFYHFVKKFYENLARY
- a CDS encoding glycine betaine uptake BCCT transporter, which produces MKKISNVFWIVSGIILACLLFGVIAPETFERGTSYVQTLITDYFGWYYLILVSAILLFCIFLIFSPVGVIKLGKPDEKPAFSRATWFAMLFSAGMGIGLVFWGAAESLAHYMSPPTVEGETIAAQKEAMRYTFFHWGIHAWAIYALVALSLAYSQFRKDEPGLISATLKPIIGEKANGKIGTLIDVLAVFATIVGVATTLGFGAAQINGGLSYLTGIPNNFRVQIIIVIVVTVLFIMSAWSGISKGIKYLSNINLISATILLLLMFIIGPTVLILNMFTETLGGYLQNIVQMSFRIAPLKAEQRNWINGWTIFYWAWWIAWSPFVGIFIARVSRGRTIREFLTGVLILPAIVSFLWFTVFGTSSIEVQKSGAVNLTDFPTEQILFVVFDQFPWSTLLSIVAIALILTFFVTSADSATFVLGMQTTYGSLTPPNIVKLTWGIAQSTMALILLYSGGLLALQNALIIAAFPFSIVIVLMMVSLYRSLSKEKRELGLYFRPKSKKHEN